Proteins from one Ardenticatena maritima genomic window:
- the pheT gene encoding phenylalanine--tRNA ligase subunit beta: MRVPLSWLNEFVQVDDIPVEELAERLTLAGLEVEEIERIGDWWDPERIRVGEVLKVEKHPNADRLVLATVEYGTGEPLTVVTGAPNVRPGMKVAFATVGATVINGYSEAREKIKLKPAKLRGVRSEGMVLSERELGLSDEHEGILELPDDAPVGTPLCDYLGDTVLEIAILPNIARCMSIWGVAREVAALYKRPLKTPSTDWPREALGEPIEGKVEIVIEDPDKCPRFTASLITNVEVKPSPFWMQRRLILCGMRPINNIVDITNYVMLETGEPLHAFDYDKLVERARRTGRETPRIIMRQAREGETLVTLDDVERRLTPNDILVTDTAGILSIAGIMGGAETEVSDATRNVLLEAASWNFLSIRRSMVYHNIFSEAAKRFSRGVHPALAEIGNRRAALLMHQLAGGTIADGMVDNYPAPPPTVVVEMDLDFIARLLGVEFSAEEATDILQRLEFTVEPLDERRLRVTVPDHRMDIEGQADLAEELVRIYGLDRLPSTLLADELPPLRPYRDHLLTERTRDLLVGAGLQEIISYALTTPEAEGRLRLDGDVLPDEAYVALLNPSSRERRVMRRTLLVSLVEALQRNIHHHDRVALFEVGFVYHRREGERLPDEILRVGIAMTGPVEPPTWLNPTPPAADYFAVKGVLDELFAHLHVAERITFAPAEHPTLQPGRTAAILLDGERIGVVGEMHPLVREANDLPAQRIALAEFDLRPVLAAVPDGYRIRAVPRVPAVIEDIAIIVDEATPAAEVERVIREAGGSVLADVHLFDVYQGEPLPEGTKSLAYRLTYQAEETLTDEAAAAIRQRIVQALADQLGATLRSA, from the coding sequence ATGCGCGTACCACTGTCCTGGCTCAACGAATTCGTACAGGTGGACGATATTCCCGTTGAAGAACTCGCCGAGCGCCTCACGCTGGCGGGGCTTGAAGTTGAAGAGATTGAGCGCATCGGTGATTGGTGGGATCCCGAACGTATCCGTGTCGGCGAGGTGTTGAAGGTTGAAAAACACCCCAACGCCGACCGTCTGGTGCTTGCCACCGTTGAATACGGCACGGGCGAACCGCTGACCGTTGTCACCGGCGCGCCCAATGTCCGCCCCGGCATGAAAGTGGCGTTTGCGACCGTGGGGGCGACCGTCATCAACGGGTACAGCGAGGCGCGCGAAAAAATCAAACTCAAACCCGCCAAATTGCGCGGCGTGCGCTCCGAAGGCATGGTGCTGAGTGAGCGCGAACTGGGGCTGAGCGATGAACACGAGGGCATTCTGGAACTGCCCGACGACGCCCCCGTGGGCACCCCCCTGTGCGACTACCTGGGCGACACGGTGCTCGAAATCGCCATCTTGCCGAACATTGCCCGCTGCATGAGCATCTGGGGCGTCGCCCGCGAAGTCGCCGCGCTCTACAAGCGCCCGCTGAAAACCCCCAGCACCGACTGGCCCCGTGAAGCCCTGGGCGAGCCGATCGAAGGCAAAGTCGAAATCGTCATCGAAGACCCCGACAAGTGCCCGCGCTTCACCGCCTCGCTCATCACCAACGTTGAAGTCAAACCCTCGCCCTTCTGGATGCAGCGCCGCCTCATCCTTTGCGGCATGCGTCCCATCAACAACATCGTGGACATCACCAACTACGTCATGCTCGAAACGGGCGAACCCCTGCACGCCTTCGACTACGACAAACTCGTCGAACGGGCGCGCCGCACAGGGCGCGAAACGCCGCGCATCATCATGCGCCAGGCGCGCGAAGGCGAAACCTTGGTGACGCTGGACGATGTGGAGCGCCGCTTGACGCCCAACGACATCCTCGTGACCGACACGGCGGGCATTCTCAGCATCGCGGGGATTATGGGGGGCGCTGAAACCGAAGTGAGCGACGCCACGCGCAACGTTCTGCTGGAAGCCGCTTCGTGGAACTTCCTCAGCATTCGGCGCTCGATGGTTTATCACAACATCTTTTCCGAAGCCGCCAAGCGTTTTAGCCGCGGCGTGCATCCTGCGCTGGCGGAGATTGGCAACCGCCGCGCCGCGTTGCTCATGCACCAGTTGGCGGGCGGCACGATTGCCGACGGCATGGTGGACAACTACCCCGCACCGCCGCCCACCGTTGTTGTGGAGATGGATTTGGACTTCATCGCGCGGTTGCTGGGCGTCGAATTCAGCGCCGAAGAGGCGACCGACATCTTGCAGCGGCTGGAATTCACCGTTGAACCGCTGGACGAGCGCCGCTTGCGCGTCACCGTGCCCGACCACCGCATGGACATTGAAGGGCAAGCCGACCTTGCCGAGGAACTGGTGCGCATCTACGGGCTTGACCGCTTGCCCAGCACGCTGCTGGCGGACGAATTGCCACCGTTGCGCCCCTATCGCGACCACCTGTTGACTGAACGCACGCGCGACCTGCTGGTGGGCGCGGGCTTGCAAGAAATCATCAGTTATGCGCTGACCACGCCCGAAGCCGAGGGGCGCTTGCGGCTGGACGGCGACGTGTTGCCCGATGAGGCCTACGTGGCGCTGCTTAACCCCTCTTCGCGCGAGCGCCGTGTCATGCGCCGCACCCTGCTCGTGAGCCTGGTGGAAGCCCTGCAACGCAACATCCACCACCACGACCGTGTGGCGCTTTTCGAGGTGGGTTTTGTCTATCATCGCCGCGAAGGCGAGCGCCTGCCCGACGAAATCTTGCGTGTGGGGATTGCCATGACCGGTCCCGTCGAGCCGCCCACCTGGTTGAACCCCACCCCACCCGCCGCCGATTACTTCGCCGTCAAGGGCGTGCTGGACGAACTCTTTGCGCACCTGCACGTTGCCGAGCGTATCACGTTCGCGCCCGCCGAGCACCCCACACTGCAACCAGGGCGCACCGCCGCCATCTTGCTGGACGGGGAACGCATTGGTGTTGTGGGCGAAATGCACCCGTTGGTGCGCGAAGCGAACGACTTGCCGGCGCAGCGCATCGCTCTGGCGGAATTCGACCTGCGCCCCGTGCTGGCGGCTGTTCCCGACGGCTACCGTATTCGCGCCGTGCCGCGTGTGCCCGCCGTCATCGAAGACATCGCCATCATCGTGGACGAAGCCACGCCCGCGGCGGAAGTGGAGCGTGTGATTCGCGAAGCGGGGGGCAGCGTGCTGGCGGACGTGCACCTCTTCGACGTCTATCAGGGCGAACCGTTGCCCGAAGGCACGAAGAGCCTGGCGTACCGACTGACCTATCAGGCGGAAGAAACACTCACCGACGAAGCCGCCGCCGCCATTCGCCAGCGCATTGTGCAGGCGCTTGCCGACCAACTCGGCGCAACCCTGCGCAGCGCCTGA
- the pheS gene encoding phenylalanine--tRNA ligase subunit alpha, with amino-acid sequence MQQELHALREEALQALERAQTSADLAAWRSTYLGKKGKLSQVLRGMGNLSPEERPIVGRLANDIKETLEQAYTERAEAVRQAELAAHLAADAVDVTLPGRRPPLGRLHPSTQVMREIERIFADLGFQVYASREVELDEYNFQLLNIPPHHPAREMQDTFYIERSPDENDVLLRTHTSPGQIHAMREFAAMNPDNPPPVRIMLPGMVYRHEQITPRSDIQFQQVEGLAIGHHITMADLKGTIEYFVRRLFGPERRLRFRASYFPFTEPSAEVDMDCLLCGGEGCRLCKGTGWLEIMGCGMVHPTVLRNGGYDPERYTGYAFGMGPARITMLKYGIEDIRYFWQNDLRFLEQF; translated from the coding sequence ATGCAGCAAGAATTGCATGCCTTGCGCGAAGAAGCCTTGCAGGCGCTGGAACGCGCCCAAACATCAGCCGACCTGGCGGCATGGCGCAGTACCTACCTGGGCAAGAAAGGGAAACTTTCGCAGGTGCTGCGCGGCATGGGGAACCTTTCCCCCGAAGAACGCCCCATTGTCGGGCGACTGGCGAACGACATCAAAGAAACGCTGGAACAGGCCTACACCGAGCGCGCCGAAGCCGTGCGTCAGGCGGAGTTGGCGGCGCACCTGGCGGCCGACGCGGTGGACGTGACGCTCCCCGGCCGCCGTCCCCCGTTGGGGCGCTTGCACCCCAGCACACAGGTCATGCGCGAAATTGAACGCATCTTCGCCGACCTCGGTTTCCAGGTGTACGCCTCGCGCGAAGTCGAATTGGACGAATACAACTTCCAGTTGCTCAACATTCCCCCGCACCACCCGGCGCGCGAAATGCAAGACACCTTCTACATCGAGCGGAGCCCGGACGAAAACGACGTCTTGTTGCGCACGCACACCTCGCCGGGGCAAATCCACGCCATGCGCGAATTTGCCGCCATGAACCCGGACAACCCGCCGCCTGTGCGCATCATGTTGCCCGGCATGGTCTATCGGCACGAGCAAATTACACCGCGCTCCGATATCCAGTTCCAGCAGGTGGAAGGGTTGGCGATTGGGCATCACATCACCATGGCCGACCTCAAAGGCACCATCGAATACTTTGTGCGGCGGCTTTTCGGGCCTGAACGGCGCTTGCGCTTCCGCGCCAGTTATTTCCCCTTCACCGAACCAAGCGCCGAAGTGGACATGGACTGCTTGCTCTGCGGCGGCGAAGGGTGCCGCCTCTGCAAAGGCACCGGCTGGCTCGAAATCATGGGGTGCGGCATGGTACACCCAACCGTGCTGCGCAACGGCGGCTACGACCCCGAACGCTACACGGGCTACGCCTTCGGCATGGGACCCGCACGCATCACCATGTTGAAGTATGGCATCGAAGATATCCGCTACTTCTGGCAAAACGATTTGCGGTTCCTGGAACAATTCTGA